The following proteins are encoded in a genomic region of Arachis stenosperma cultivar V10309 chromosome 4, arast.V10309.gnm1.PFL2, whole genome shotgun sequence:
- the LOC130973449 gene encoding ferric reduction oxidase 2-like isoform X1, with translation MNTNRRRRSEQVTNQEMDEDVLKKSPPSQEKYGRAQFAIRLMVLVLFLAWVFVWVVAPTDTYKQIWLPQLKAKINSSYFGKQGATLLLFTVPILFIAVLGSIYLHIAKKYNYFKMERSKNGKKCEGVFIGKRPMLVRGPLGIVSGTELALLFMFIVLLVWSFSNYLNNSFAKISQKSAAEDGEKVWQKKLDKSAVMLGKVGNICLAMLFFPVTRGSSLLPLVGLKSESCIKYHIWLGNMLMTIFTAHGLCYIIYWAVTNQLSKMLEWKKTGISNVAGELTLLIGLLMWLTTFPRIRRKAFELFFYTHHLYILFIVLFIFHVGISYACIMLPGFYLFLVDRYLRFLQSRQQARLVSVRVLPCEAVELNFSKTHGLTYNPTSIVFINIPSISKLQWHPFTVTSNSNLEPEILSVVIKSEGAWSQKLYQMLSVPSAIDHINVHVEGPYGPVSTDYLRHETLVMISGGSGITPFVSIIRELIYLNITLRYRTPKLTLICAFKNTSYLSMLDMILPSYGINGDISSLQLQIEAYITREEDLKQNNNPIPLQSIWFKPNKKDSPISTILGPNSWVWLGAIISSSFIIFIILIGMINHYYIFPVDHNTNKIFSYPLKSSINMLVICASIAMGASGAVLWNKKQNAKEAKKVQNMEGSSPSVGSTNFKVCDVERELESLPNQILANATNVHYGGRPDLRRLLLELKGSNAGVLVSGPKEMRQEVAAVCSSKLAETLHFESFSFNW, from the exons ATGAATACGAACA gaagaagaaggagtGAACAAGTGACAAACCAAGAGATGGATGAGGATGTGTTGAAGAAGTCACCACCTTCTCAAGAAAAATATGGCAGGGCTCAATTTGCAATAAGGTTAATGGTGCTGGTTTTGTTTTTGGCTTGGGTTTTTGTTTGGGTAGTGGCTCCAACAGACACTTATAAGCAGATATGGTTACCGCAACTAAAAGCAAAGATCAATTCTTCATATTTTGGAAAACAAG GTGCAACACTTCTCCTGTTCACTGTTCCAATATTGTTCATAGCTGTATTGGGAAGTATCTACCTCCATATAGCAAAGAAATACAATTATTTCAAAATGGAAAG GAGCAAGAATGGGAAGAAATGTGAGGGAGTATTCATAGGGAAGCGTCCAATGCTTGTGAGAGGCCCTCTTGGCATTGTTTCTGGCACGGAACTTGCCTTGTTGTTTATGTTCATTGTGCTACTAGTTTGGTCCTTTTCAAATTATCTAAACAACAGCTTTGCCAAAATTTCTCAGAAATCAGCAGCAGAAGATGGAGAAAAAGT ATGGCAGAAGAAACTAGATAAATCAGCAGTGATGTTGGGGAAAGTTGGGAACATATGCTTGGCAATGTTGTTTTTCCCAGTGACACGTGGCTCCTCATTGTTGCCACTGGTTGGTCTAAAATCAGAGAGTTGCATAAAGTACCATATTTGGCTTGGAAATATGCTCATGACAATCTTCACTGCTCATGGCCTTTGCTACATCATTTATTGGGCAGTGACTAATCAACTTTCAAAG ATGCTAGAATGGAAAAAAACAGGGATATCAAATGTAGCAGGAGAGTTAACTTTGCTAATTGGTCTTTTAATGTGGCTTACAACATTCCCTCGCATTAGGAGAAAAGCCTTTGAGCTTTTCTTCTACACACACCACCTCTACATCCTCTTCATTGTGTTGTTCATCTTTCATGTGGGAATCTCCTATGCTTGTATTATGCTCCCTGGTTTCTACCTCTTCTTGGTTGATCGTTATCTAAGGTTCTTGCAATCAAGACAGCAAGCTCGGTTGGTTTCTGTTCGTGTTTTGCCATGTGAAGCGGTAGAACTTAACTTCTCTAAGACCCATG GGTTGACATATAATCCCACAAGTATTGTGTTCATAAACATACCAAGCATATCAAAGTTGCAGTGGCATCCATTTACAGTTACTTCTAATAGTAACTTGGAGCCTGAAATTCTAAGTGTTGTCATTAAGAGTGAGGGAGCTTGGTCCCAGAAACTCTATCAGATGCTTTCAGTACCATCTGCAATTGATCATATCAATGTCCATGTTGAAGGTCCTTATGGACCTGTATCAACCGATTATCTAAG GCACGAAACTCTTGTGATGATTAGTGGAGGCAGTGGCATCACTCCTTTTGTGTCTATCATCAGAGAGCTAATATATCTAAACATAACATTGAGATACAGAACTCCAAAACTTACCTTAATTTGTGCATTTAAGAACACCTCTTATCTCTCAATGTTAGATATGATCCTCCCAAGTTATGGAATCAACGGTGACATTTCTAGTTTGCAACTACAAATTGAGGCTTACATCACAAGAGAGGAAGACCTTAAACAGAATAATAATCCAATTCCCCTTCAATCCATATGGTTCAAGCCCAACAAAAAAGACTCGCCTATTTCTACTATTTTAGGTCCAAATAGTTGGGTTTGGCTTGGTGCTATAATATCATCTTCTTTCATAATCTTCATTATCCTAATTGGGATGATTAACCATTACTACATTTTCCCTGTTGATCATAACaccaataaaatattttcatacCCTTTGAAGTCTTCTATCAACATGTTAGTGATATGTGCGTCTATAGCAATGGGTGCAAGTGGAGCTGTTCTTTGGAACAAGAAACAAAATGCCAAAGAAGCAAAGAAGGTACAGAATATGGAGGGGTCATCTCCATCAGTAGGATCAACAAATTTCAAAGTTTGTGACGTAGAAAGAGAATTGGAAAGCCTACCAAACCAAATCCTTGCCAATGCTACAAATGTGCATTATGGTGGAAGACCTGACCTAAGAA GATTACTGTTGGAACTGAAAGGGTCAAATGCGGGGGTTCTTGTTTCTGGTCCCAAGGAAATGAGGCAGGAGGTAGCAGCTGTTTGCTCATCTAAATTGGCTGAAACTCTGCACTTTGAGTCCTTTAGCTTTAATTGGTGA
- the LOC130973449 gene encoding ferric reduction oxidase 2-like isoform X2, protein MDEDVLKKSPPSQEKYGRAQFAIRLMVLVLFLAWVFVWVVAPTDTYKQIWLPQLKAKINSSYFGKQGATLLLFTVPILFIAVLGSIYLHIAKKYNYFKMERSKNGKKCEGVFIGKRPMLVRGPLGIVSGTELALLFMFIVLLVWSFSNYLNNSFAKISQKSAAEDGEKVWQKKLDKSAVMLGKVGNICLAMLFFPVTRGSSLLPLVGLKSESCIKYHIWLGNMLMTIFTAHGLCYIIYWAVTNQLSKMLEWKKTGISNVAGELTLLIGLLMWLTTFPRIRRKAFELFFYTHHLYILFIVLFIFHVGISYACIMLPGFYLFLVDRYLRFLQSRQQARLVSVRVLPCEAVELNFSKTHGLTYNPTSIVFINIPSISKLQWHPFTVTSNSNLEPEILSVVIKSEGAWSQKLYQMLSVPSAIDHINVHVEGPYGPVSTDYLRHETLVMISGGSGITPFVSIIRELIYLNITLRYRTPKLTLICAFKNTSYLSMLDMILPSYGINGDISSLQLQIEAYITREEDLKQNNNPIPLQSIWFKPNKKDSPISTILGPNSWVWLGAIISSSFIIFIILIGMINHYYIFPVDHNTNKIFSYPLKSSINMLVICASIAMGASGAVLWNKKQNAKEAKKVQNMEGSSPSVGSTNFKVCDVERELESLPNQILANATNVHYGGRPDLRRLLLELKGSNAGVLVSGPKEMRQEVAAVCSSKLAETLHFESFSFNW, encoded by the exons ATGGATGAGGATGTGTTGAAGAAGTCACCACCTTCTCAAGAAAAATATGGCAGGGCTCAATTTGCAATAAGGTTAATGGTGCTGGTTTTGTTTTTGGCTTGGGTTTTTGTTTGGGTAGTGGCTCCAACAGACACTTATAAGCAGATATGGTTACCGCAACTAAAAGCAAAGATCAATTCTTCATATTTTGGAAAACAAG GTGCAACACTTCTCCTGTTCACTGTTCCAATATTGTTCATAGCTGTATTGGGAAGTATCTACCTCCATATAGCAAAGAAATACAATTATTTCAAAATGGAAAG GAGCAAGAATGGGAAGAAATGTGAGGGAGTATTCATAGGGAAGCGTCCAATGCTTGTGAGAGGCCCTCTTGGCATTGTTTCTGGCACGGAACTTGCCTTGTTGTTTATGTTCATTGTGCTACTAGTTTGGTCCTTTTCAAATTATCTAAACAACAGCTTTGCCAAAATTTCTCAGAAATCAGCAGCAGAAGATGGAGAAAAAGT ATGGCAGAAGAAACTAGATAAATCAGCAGTGATGTTGGGGAAAGTTGGGAACATATGCTTGGCAATGTTGTTTTTCCCAGTGACACGTGGCTCCTCATTGTTGCCACTGGTTGGTCTAAAATCAGAGAGTTGCATAAAGTACCATATTTGGCTTGGAAATATGCTCATGACAATCTTCACTGCTCATGGCCTTTGCTACATCATTTATTGGGCAGTGACTAATCAACTTTCAAAG ATGCTAGAATGGAAAAAAACAGGGATATCAAATGTAGCAGGAGAGTTAACTTTGCTAATTGGTCTTTTAATGTGGCTTACAACATTCCCTCGCATTAGGAGAAAAGCCTTTGAGCTTTTCTTCTACACACACCACCTCTACATCCTCTTCATTGTGTTGTTCATCTTTCATGTGGGAATCTCCTATGCTTGTATTATGCTCCCTGGTTTCTACCTCTTCTTGGTTGATCGTTATCTAAGGTTCTTGCAATCAAGACAGCAAGCTCGGTTGGTTTCTGTTCGTGTTTTGCCATGTGAAGCGGTAGAACTTAACTTCTCTAAGACCCATG GGTTGACATATAATCCCACAAGTATTGTGTTCATAAACATACCAAGCATATCAAAGTTGCAGTGGCATCCATTTACAGTTACTTCTAATAGTAACTTGGAGCCTGAAATTCTAAGTGTTGTCATTAAGAGTGAGGGAGCTTGGTCCCAGAAACTCTATCAGATGCTTTCAGTACCATCTGCAATTGATCATATCAATGTCCATGTTGAAGGTCCTTATGGACCTGTATCAACCGATTATCTAAG GCACGAAACTCTTGTGATGATTAGTGGAGGCAGTGGCATCACTCCTTTTGTGTCTATCATCAGAGAGCTAATATATCTAAACATAACATTGAGATACAGAACTCCAAAACTTACCTTAATTTGTGCATTTAAGAACACCTCTTATCTCTCAATGTTAGATATGATCCTCCCAAGTTATGGAATCAACGGTGACATTTCTAGTTTGCAACTACAAATTGAGGCTTACATCACAAGAGAGGAAGACCTTAAACAGAATAATAATCCAATTCCCCTTCAATCCATATGGTTCAAGCCCAACAAAAAAGACTCGCCTATTTCTACTATTTTAGGTCCAAATAGTTGGGTTTGGCTTGGTGCTATAATATCATCTTCTTTCATAATCTTCATTATCCTAATTGGGATGATTAACCATTACTACATTTTCCCTGTTGATCATAACaccaataaaatattttcatacCCTTTGAAGTCTTCTATCAACATGTTAGTGATATGTGCGTCTATAGCAATGGGTGCAAGTGGAGCTGTTCTTTGGAACAAGAAACAAAATGCCAAAGAAGCAAAGAAGGTACAGAATATGGAGGGGTCATCTCCATCAGTAGGATCAACAAATTTCAAAGTTTGTGACGTAGAAAGAGAATTGGAAAGCCTACCAAACCAAATCCTTGCCAATGCTACAAATGTGCATTATGGTGGAAGACCTGACCTAAGAA GATTACTGTTGGAACTGAAAGGGTCAAATGCGGGGGTTCTTGTTTCTGGTCCCAAGGAAATGAGGCAGGAGGTAGCAGCTGTTTGCTCATCTAAATTGGCTGAAACTCTGCACTTTGAGTCCTTTAGCTTTAATTGGTGA
- the LOC130976043 gene encoding probable receptor-like protein kinase At5g24010 produces the protein MFFIHRATLLFFFFLLFSFSTLSLSHPFSPLDNYLLDCGSTASLTTAATSSLSADHRLFSGDLARTPNSPFHSPSLRAAISLRNDNPFPGLSPIYHTARVFTSPASYTFSLKDKGPHIVRFHFHAFKSPQLDLGRAQFRVLVDDYVILTNFTRLNCTGQNPKVLEFLVPVEDEKIVIVFVPNRDSKLAFVNAIEVISAPNDLVPETAQFIGSSGNLVNFDGLNKQALEVVHRVNVGGPKVTPFNDSLWRTWVPDDGLLRSSFGSERLVFGGRIKYHDGGASREVAPDNVYNSARLIRSENDSVTNVNITWAFPILGGYKYLIRLHFCDIASISLNMLYFNVFVNDYLAYEDLDLSYITRSLASPFYADFVVDYGDGNVGGDLSVGIGPSKNSIPHAVDGILNGVEVMKINNSHGSFDGEDCATIVLKSWSKGNYSGLLLTLAAAVCIVLSLSIVIRRKMIESRKSLSWSRLPVNSSDGDDHVKVGNI, from the coding sequence ATGTTCTTCATCCATCGCGCCACCCtgttattcttcttcttccttctcttttccttCTCCACCCTTTCCCTCTCCCATCCCTTTTCCCCTCTTGACAACTACCTCCTCGATTGTGGTTCCACTGCCTCACTCACCACTGCTGCCACTTCTTCCCTCTCCGCCGACCACCGCCTCTTCTCCGGCGACCTCGCCCGAACACCCAACTCTCCCTTCCACTCCCCTTCACTCCGTGCGGCCATTTCACTCCGAAACGACAACCCCTTCCCTGGCCTTTCCCCAATCTACCACACCGCTAGGGTTTTCACTAGTCCGGCTAGCTACACTTTCTCCCTCAAAGACAAAGGACCTCACATCGTTCGTTTCCACTTCCACGCCTTCAAATCACCCCAACTCGATCTGGGTCGAGCTCAATTTCGAGTCTTGGTTGATGACTACGTCATATTGACCAACTTCACCCGTTTGAATTGCACAGGGCAAAACCCTAAGGTTTTGGAATTTCTTGTCCCCGTAGAAGATGAGAAGATCGTGATAGTTTTTGTGCCTAATAGAGACTCTAAATTGGCGTTTGTGAACGCAATTGAGGTGATTTCTGCACCCAACGACCTTGTCCCTGAAACAGCACAGTTTATCGGTAGTTCAGGGAATTTGGTGAATTTTGATGGGTTGAACAAACAAGCCCTTGAAGTTGTGCATAGGGTCAATGTCGGGGGTCCCAAAGTTACACCTTTTAATGATTCATTGTGGAGAACTTGGGTTCCTGATGATGGGTTATTGAGATCAAGCTTTGGGTCTGAAAGGCTTGTTTTTGGTGGGAGGATCAAGTATCATGATGGAGGTGCTAGCCGTGAGGTTGCACCTGATAATGTGTATAATAGTGCTAGGTTGATCAGAAGCGAGAATGATTCTGTTACCAATGTGAACATTACTTGGGCGTTTCCTATTCTTGGAGGGTATAAGTACTTGATTCGGTTGCATTTCTGTGATATTGCTAGCATTTCACTTAATATGCTCTATTTCAATGTTTTTGTCAATGATTATTTGGCTTATGAAGATTTGGATCTGTCTTACATTACAAGATCATTGGCTTCACCGTTTTATGCTGATTTTGTGGTTGATTATGGAGATGGCAATGTAGGTGGGGATTTGAGTGTTGGTATAGGTCCTTCAAAGAATAGCATTCCCCATGCTGTTGATGGTATCTTGAATGGTGTTGAGGTTATGAAGATTAATAACTCTCATGGTAGTTTTGATGGAGAGGATTGTGCTACTATTGTTCTGAAAAGCTGGTCAAAGGGAAATTATTCAGGTTTGTTGCTTACTTTGGCAGCTGCTGTGTGCATTGTTTTGAGCCTATCAATAGTGATAAGAAGGAAGATGATTGAGTCAAGGAAATCTTTATCATGGTCAAGGTTGCCTGTGAATTCATCAGATGGTGATGATCATGTCAAGGTTGGCAATATTTAA